A genomic window from Vitis riparia cultivar Riparia Gloire de Montpellier isolate 1030 chromosome 18, EGFV_Vit.rip_1.0, whole genome shotgun sequence includes:
- the LOC117905812 gene encoding non-functional pseudokinase ZED1-like produces the protein MNAHKNALKLLRCCLETRIPILVYEFPSGRSLIDRIFFPPNPLSWKNRLRIAYDIANVIAYLHTTFPRSIIHTGIKPLSFFLDNDCAAKLFDFSLSITLSKGEMQVEDEIRGTFGYLAPETLISGVYTEKNDVFSFGILLLELLIGKKAHSIMHKEITSVQDYAQSFVNTYDINGIVDPIILA, from the coding sequence ATGAATGCCCATAAGAATGCTTTGAAGCTACTGAGATGTTGCTTAGAAACCCGAATCCCTATTCTAGTTTATGAATTTCCATCTGGTAGATCTCTCATAGATAGAATATTTTTTCCTCCCAACCCTTTGTCATGGAAAAATAGATTAAGAATTGCTTATGATATTGCTAATGTAATTGCCTATCTCCACACTACATTTCCTAGGTCCATCATTCATACCGGTATCAAACCCTTAAGTTTCTTTTTGGACAATGATTGTGCTGCCAAACTATTCGATTTCTCGCTTTCTATCACTCTTTCTAAAGGTGAAATGCAAGTGGAGGATGAAATTCGTGGAACTTTTGGATACTTGGCTCCTGAGACTCTTATCTCAGGTGTGTACACTgagaaaaatgatgtttttagttttggcattcTTCTATTAGAACTTTTGATTGGGAAAAAGGCGCATTCGATAATGCACAAGGAGATAACTAGTGTACAAGATTATGCCCAAAGCTTTGTAAACACCTATGACATCAATGGCATTGTGGATCCTATAATTCTAGCTTAG